The DNA segment CTTCGACGGCAATGCGACAACAATACCCGGACTCTCTTGCAACAAGGACCACCGGGATGTCTATTTCGAACCGTTCATGGATATACTGGACCGTGTCGCCAATGATCACATCCCAGGGCACATTTAAAGTGAGAAATGCCTCACAAAGCAGATATCGAATTACCTTTTCCGCTCGTGATCCGAGTATGAAGGTTCCTTTACGGGCATGGCGGCTTTTCGATGCTGCCCCAGCCATCTTGCCCTGCTTCCAGGCAAGTCTTTTGTGTTCCGAGTAACCCCGGACGGGAGTGCCGGTCTCCACGATAATGGTGTGAACGACTCGATCACTGATCAAAAAACCAAAGAGTCTGGTGAAGAATTTCTGGATATCCAAACCACTCATTTCCTGCTCGACATAAAGGTGGTGCATGATTTCGCGCAATGGCTTACGGAACACGATTTCCAGAAAAGACCTGAACCCAAAACAGGCGACACCATCGAATAAGTAGTGATGCCCCTTACGTGAGCACCTTTGCGCACAGTTGTCCGGCAGCGTCAGGGACATGACCACACGGTCCTCGACCGCACCCTTGTGTTCTGATGGATGGTCATCATTCATGAATTCGGCGTCCCATTGTTCTTGGTCGTATCTTTACAGGTTCCTGATTCGGCCACACTTCTTGCTTGGAAATATTTCAGACAAGAAGTGAGAAGATCATGCATTATCTGAAATTGTTTTCATGTCAATCCGCCATAATCTCCGCAGAATCGCCATCTTCTTTCTCTTCCGGTTTGGTGTTATCTGAAATCTTTTTCGGCTTTTTCCGGTTGTCGGTCGGCTTATCGACAGTTTTCTTGTCCGCGACCTTCTCAAGCAGGGCTGCAGCCCACTCGGCTGGTGAGGTTGTCGGTGTCTGCGTTTCCTCTCCCTCGCGGGCGATCTTGGTGGTCTTCAGATCCTTCATGTGGCAG comes from the Fibrobacter sp. genome and includes:
- a CDS encoding DUF559 domain-containing protein gives rise to the protein MNDDHPSEHKGAVEDRVVMSLTLPDNCAQRCSRKGHHYLFDGVACFGFRSFLEIVFRKPLREIMHHLYVEQEMSGLDIQKFFTRLFGFLISDRVVHTIIVETGTPVRGYSEHKRLAWKQGKMAGAASKSRHARKGTFILGSRAEKVIRYLLCEAFLTLNVPWDVIIGDTVQYIHERFEIDIPVVLVARESGYCCRIAVEVDSAFTHSNKVVRERDIRKENALRKQGWQVVRINADRIRNKNQFAEDVTDLALEIERIGNEYFADLCSRSELAVVQ